The Arachis hypogaea cultivar Tifrunner chromosome 16, arahy.Tifrunner.gnm2.J5K5, whole genome shotgun sequence genome contains a region encoding:
- the LOC112757719 gene encoding uncharacterized protein yields MRDDDSDQELVDIIGDSDDGTGANPHTQHGPSSSGTQQYPPHFSTLNLEALGQQADGGTTIEGSSTEFQTGQSFHNKDEAVLSVKDYSIRRGVEYRVLESDHLKYHGKCKEFGKGCSWLIRISLHARKGTWEVRRYNGPHTCLATSIFSDHRKLDYHVICARIYPLVRTDAAVTVKVLQEATEADYGFKPSYRKVDESTLYFHRLFWTFPSCIEAFRHCKPLVSIDGTHLYGKYGGTLLLAIAQDGNSNILPIAFALVEGENAESWFFFLSNLGEHVTQQEGILVISDRHNGIKAALEAPDGGWLPPRAFRAFCIHHVAANFSLSFKGKDARRMLVNAAYAKIEAEFYYWFDIMRTENPAMCDWANRMEYDKWTQHQDSGRRFGHMTTNISECVNYVLKGTRNLPVTSLVKSTYGRLAELFVVRGQMAEAQLGTGHEFCQALVKAIERNMRDSRCFTATLYDRHQSEYTVAETTPTRNFSFGSYRVSLKDHTCDCGYFQALHYPCCHAIVCCAHSRLNWTSNVHEVYRMRDVFNVYKQGFVPIRLSQKASGRHMLVRLSFPILT; encoded by the exons ATGCGGGACGATGACTCAGACCAGGAGCTTGTAGATATAATTGGGGACAGCGATGATGGCACAGGTGCCAATCCACATACACAGCATGGCCCTTCAAGTTCTGGCACACAGCAATACCCGCCGCACTTCTCCACTTTAAACTTGGAGGCTTTGGGGCAACAGGCAGACGGAGGTACAACTATTGAGGGTTCTTCTACAGAATTTCAGACTGGACAATCATTTCATAATAAAGATGAAGCTGTTTTAAGTGTGAAGGACTATAGCATCCGTCGAGGTGTTGAGTACAGAGTCTTAGAGTCGGATCATCTGAAGTATCATGGAAAATGCAAGGAGTTCGGCAAGGGTTGTAGTTGGTTGATTCGCATATCGCTTCATGCACGAAAGGGTACTTGGGAGGTTAGGAGGTACAATGGTCCCCACACTTGCTTGGCCACCTCTATTTTCAGTGATCACCGGAAGCTTGATTACCACGTTATTTGTGCGAGGATTTATCCGTTGGTTAGGACGGATGCTGCGGTAACGGTAAAGGTCTTGCAAGAAGCAACGGAAGCCGATTATGGATTCAAGCCTAGTTACAGGAAG GTCGATGAGTCTACACTGTACTTTCATCGTCTTTTCTGGACGTTTCCATCCTGCATTGAGGCCTTCCGACATTGCAAGCCCCTCGTGAGCATTGACGGTACCCACTTGTATGGCAAATATGGAGGCACGTTGCTGTTGGCAATAGCGCAGGATGGGAACTCGAACATCCTCCCAATAGCGTTCGCCCTTGTCGAGGGAGAAAATGCGGAGTCATGGTTCTTTTTCTTGTCCAACCTAGGAGAGCATGTGACGCAGCAGGAGGGTATTCTTGTTATCTCCGACAGGCATAATGGCATCAAGGCTGCCCTTGAGGCCCCCGATGGTGGTTGGCTGCCTCCACGTGCTTTTCGAGCATTCTGTATTCATCATGTGGCGGCGAATTTTAGCCTAAGCTTCAAAGGTAAAGACGCAAGGAGGATGTTGGTGAATGCTGCCTATGCAAAGATCGAAGCAGAGTTTTATTACTGGTTTGACATTATGCGGACTGAGAATCCAGCCATGTGTGATTGGGCCAATCGGATGGAATATGACAAGTGGACCCAACATCAGGATAGCGGGAGACGGTTTGGGCACATGACAACCAATATTAGTGAATGTGTGAATTATGTCTTAAAGGGAACTCGGAACCTCCCGGTAACTTCATTGGTTAAGTCAACATACGGGAGGCTTGCTGAGCTATTCGTGGTTCGCGGACAGATGGCAGAGGCACAGCTGGGGACTGGGCATGAATTTTGTCAGGCGTTGGTGAAAGCAATAGAGCGGAACATGAGAGACTCTAGGTGCTTCACCGCCACGTTATACGACAGGCACCAATCAGAGTATACAGTGGCTGAGACGACACCCACTAGAAACTTTTCGTTTGGTAGCTATCGAGTTTCTCTTAAGGACCACACATGCGACTGTGGGTACTTTCAGGCTTTGCATTACCCATGTTGTCATGCCATTGTATGTTGTGCTCACTCGCGTCTGAATTGGACCTCAAATGTTCATGAGGTGTATCGTATGAGAGACGTGTTCAACGTGTACAAGCAAGGGTTTGTTCCGATCCGCCTATCCCAGAAGGCCTCTGGCCGCCATATGCTAGTCCGACTGTCATTCCCGATTCTAACATGA